ATCCGGATGGGTTCGTTGCACAGTTCCTGAACCTGTGCAACCACCCATCCGGGATGATGGCAGAAGGCTGGACACGGGAGAGCGGCTGGAGGAGGTGTTGTGGCTAGCTGGGCGACCTCTCTGCTGGCGAACTGGTCGGCCAGGCGTTCGGCCAGCTCAGAGGCCGGAATGGCAAGGAGGACAGCCATGGACAGCACCTGGTTGTAAGCCCTGGGCACCATCAGCAGGCACTTCAGCAGGCGCCAGGCACGGGCTCCATCCTTTGAGCTGTCGATGGTGACGCCGACGCTCACCCATCCCTGGTTCCTGCGCCTGCGAGCGTGGCGTCTGCAGACGGCGTCGACCCTCCGGAAACAGGTCCAGAGTTCGGGTAGGCCCTTGCTCAAGGCCTGCCGTTCTGCACGCCGCCGCCCCGCCCTCAGTGCCAGGTGCCTGATGTCCGGAACGGGCTGCCCTTGTGAGACCTTGGTGACGACGGTTGCTGCCCTGGCGCTGTCGACCACCAACTACATAAGGTCCCTGCCACTCGTGTCCTCCTTGAATAGCCGCCGGTAGGCTCGCCAGTCCACCACCTGGTATTCCCGATCCCTGGGGGCCTTGCCTCGGAAGGGGGACAGCAGGAGGGGCAGGTGGTCCGAACCCCAGGTGTACGGAGCCGGCGCCCACGAGTAGCGGCATCCCTCCGTGGCGGCGCTGATGTCGATGGCCGACTGAGCTGCCCGGCCCCCACCACGGATGAAAGTCCTGACCCCTGTGTTCAGAATCTGCAGGCCCAGCTGCTGCAAGGTGTCCCTGAGTGCCCTGCCCCTTGGGCAGGTCCGGTGGCTGCCCCATGCCGGGTGATGCGCGTTGACGTCCCCGCAAAGCACGAACTCCTTCCCCAGCCTGTGCGCCAGCTGCCGAAGGCACCTGAGGTCCCAAGGCTGGTTTGGCCGGACGTACACACTGGCCACAATGGTGTCTCCCCCCTCGAGGCGTACACGGACGGCACAGCACTCGAAGGGACCACCGACCAGGTCGGCCACCGGAACCTCAGCCTGTAGGAGCTCacgcttcacgtagacggcgcaCCGGGCTGTGCCCTGCGGGTGGCAGTCATCCAGGCAGGGGGCAGCGTGGCAGGCATCCAGGGTGCACCTGGTCCTGCTGCTGTAGCCCACGTACCCCGGCAGGCGCACCTCCTCAGCCTGGGTGTAGACCTCCTGCAAAGCCAGCACGTCGAAGCCCTCCCGCTGGAGATGCAGGGAGAAATCGTCTCTCCGCCCCCGCAGCGAGTTTACATTCTACTGTAGAATGCTCGGGCAGCGGCGGAGGTGGACCCTGGCAGGAGGACTAGCCATGGTGGCTCGTGGGCTGCTGCAAGGCCACTGCCAGCTGGCAGATGGCTCGGAAGGGGTGATCGTGTGGAAGCTTGGCTTCCGCATCCTGCAGGGTGAGTAGCAGGCTAGTGACGATCTGGGTGACGTGGTCCACAGCAGCCTGGGCCTCAGGAGCAGTGGCCCCAGTAGGGGGTGTTGCgagagcagcagcaacagcaggctGGGCCGTGGGAGCAGCATCAGCAGGTGGGGCCTCCAAGGCGGCAGCAGCAGTCAGGTCCACAGGGGGTGGTTTACGGCGGTTGCGGGGAGCAGGAACAGGCCGGGCAGGAAGGGTGTGCCCCTTCACAGCACTCGCATATGTGCGAGCCTCCCTGGTCTCCTCCCGCACTGCCGCTGCAACCACTCGCCTAGAGAGGGCAGTGGTGGAGGACGCCATGATGGAGGCCACCTGGCGTTGTTCCTGCCACCTGGGACAGTGTGGGGTGTCAGCCGAGTGGGGGCCGCCACAGTTGACGCACCGGGGCCGCTGGCAGTCCGCGTCAGCTGTGTGGGTCCGGCCGCAGCGGATGCAGCTGTCCGGCCAGCGGCACGCCTCCCGTACGTGGCCATACCGGCCACACTGCTTGCACTGCAGCGGTCCGGGCCTGGCTGGCCGCACGGGGAAGCGTACGCGGAAGAGCGCCACCTGCTCCGGCGGAACTGGGCCTCCAAAACGCAGCGTGACCGTGCGGCCCTCCCTGGTGGCTGCTAGCACGGGAACAGCAGACTGGAGGCCAGGAAGCAGGGTGTCCTCTGCAGTGTCTCCATCCACGCCATGAATGAACCCCATGCTGGTGTGGCGGTCCGCGGGCTCCCTGGCAGTGACCGGTATGCCCCGCAGCTCCGTGAGGGCCAGGAGCAGAGTGAGGCACTCCTGAGAGGTCGCGTCCACCGCCACGATGTTGCGGTGGTGATTCACCCGGATGTCAGCAACACCCGGATGCGATGGGAGTGCCTGCGCGATACTCAGGCGTGGAGTGCCGCGAAATGAGCCGCCAGGAGCAGAGGGCCGGAAAAGCACTGTCCCCCCGACAGCAGGGTCCACCGGCAGGGCAGCGGTGGTGATTTTCCTGGCGCGCCGCAGTGCAGCCTTTGACTTCACCTCCTGGAAGCTCACCTCGTCTGGCTGGCTCTCAGGGGGGCTGGTAACCGCAGGGGTCAGGGCTGGTGGTCTCCCAGTGGTGACAGTATCAACAGGAGGGGCACTTGGTCCCGCAGAGGAAGAGACAGCCGAGGTGCTCAGGGGTGAAGGGATGTGGTGTTTCCGAGCTGTCTTCCTgcccttcttcttcctcttgcggGATGCTGGCTGTTCTCCTGTCGTTGGGGACCTCAGAAAGGCCATTGCGGTCGCTGGGGTGGTCTTCCGAGTGGTTTCCTGCGCGCAGTTGTCAACTGTAGCCTCGTCCATGGCCTCTACTTCAGCCGAGAGTGAATCGAGAGGGGTTGTCGGCGTCTCATCTGCCGCAGGGGCGGGAGGAGGGCTACCGCTGCCCTGGCCAGCAGCATCGGCCACCAGCGTGTCTCCTGACGGGAAGAGGGCGGGGGAGGGGCTCGCCGAAGTAGTTTGGGCCGCCGAGGAGTTCACTGTAGCAGCGGCGGCTTCGTCGAGGCTCGCAGGTGTTGTGGCCTCTGTCCCTGTCTCCTCAGTGCACTGTGTGGGGTCGTTGTCCTCGTCGGAAGGCTCGGGATCGGCAGGAGAGGTGGCCGACTGCTTGCGAGGTCCGTCCTCCTCGTAGTCGCTGCTGACCTCCTCGCGGCTGCGCTTGCGGGAAGCAGTTGAGTCCATCTGCTCTTCCCTGTTGGTGGGGGGCAGTGCGACGCTTCGGTGCTCCTCCGAGGGGCCGGCTCGTTCGGGAGCTCCAGGGTCGTCTCGCTGAGGTAGCAGTGGTTCAGCAGCAGCGTTGGATAGAGCGCTGAAGCGAACTGCGAACTCCGCGGGAAGATCGAAGGGCTTGAAGGGCTTGGGGGGATTCTTGGCTTCCCACTTGTCTATGAGCCCATTGACGTATGCCTGCTGTTCTGGGGTGATATGCAGGGTGTGCCGCACGAGACCGTTTGTTGTCAGGCTGTGCGAACGGCGATGCCCGGCGCGTGGGGCGGGCTTGGAGGGCGCCGAAAACTGCGGTTCGGCGGCCGGGCTGTCGGATTCGCGCATAGCACTCATGGCGCTCTGCTGCTCAAAGGTTCAGTCACTGCACTAGACAAGTTCTCGCGAAGCTCAGGCGAACAGAAATGCCACGGAATAATAAAAAACAGTGTTACAAAAAAACCGTGTGGCACCTCAAAAACAAACGCCCGAGTATCGCGCAAGTGCGAGTGTTCACGGTAATGTTACGCGCACGGTACACACGGCGCGGTGCTGCGCGGCTGGGGTGGTTCCCTGACAGCGGggataataaaaaaacaaggaaaaaaagggGCTGTCAGGGGAAAATGGGAAAATGCAGATGCACTGCACGCACTCAGTCACAGAACACTGGCGTGTGGTACGCTCGAAGGACCGCGTCCCCGCGTCGCGACTCACGCCGATCGGCGGCGTAAACACTCGGCAAGAATAGGGTAAGCTTACCGACCGGCAGTGTGAAGAACGAGAGCACGAGAGGTGTCCATGGGCGATCCACTCCACTGGTAGGGCACAAGTCCGTCACATGCGCCGAAGCGCGCGTACCGCATCGGCGGCGCAGCGGACGAGTACAGGAGCCGTACTCCTAAGAGCGCGGAGCCGAGGCGACCGCACTCGCCTACTCTGCTCGAGATGACacccaaagtatgtgcacaagcgtattcgcgacttatttcggcagatttcttacctctctctctccttttttttctgtatgtactttttcttaacctttttctctttctctcggctcggagaacgatgatataaaagcgcatcgaagcctggtaaatttcatcctgatgaagatcggtctcggatcgaaacgtcgacaaataaacagttttttagaagcgtatacctttttcctaaatatatatatatatatatatatatatatatatatatatatatatatatatatatatatatatatatatatatataatatacgtaCGCACATATATCATCATATATATATCATATGTACATATCAGCTGCGGTGGCTACATCGTTAAGCGTCCGCTTCCAGTGAGGGAGGTACCGGGTTCCAGTCCCAGTGCCGACTGGGACACCACCGGTGTTTCCtatgggtagaggagtacaccgacctggcgctcggtagCTTCTGTTTACTCACCGCGAAAGgaggccccataaggttctgtaaagacCCCttggcgcaccttaacccaccacagccttggtgaaatagtcgagcatgcGCCGCtcctgtgggaggcagagaatggctgccgccgggtacctaccggtaaaataggtagaAGCGGACTTCCAACCTGGTGCTCAGCAGAACGAAGTTCGTAGTCGATTGGGTGCCctggcacccaccctgtgggaaattggcagCATGgcaccgccagacctaaaaataaatatgatcctcttttttttttgacacgacgggcgtggtcgcccgtgcatGTGCGCTAATCTCGTAACGGGGGAGGTttgcacgtcttgtgctttcaccggaaagTTTCCGTTGAAGTTGCTGAAAGCCCGATGGTCActtcgctctctgcagcggccCCGTTTGCAATAGAATTGCACTGTTCGAACACagcgaagtaacaactgtgacaattgctaattcgcgctcgtcctgtatataCCGATGCGTAAGTTTCGTGCGTACTTtatgtttgaacagtgcgctttaagtgtcgagctgttaaagttgtttgttcgcgctcgtcctgtgtgtgctctcTTCGTGCGTCtattgtgcttgagcagcgcactccACGTATGaagctgcttgccgctcttcgcgtgacattccaaattgttgctatcgcactcatgcCTTCGCtcttgcagcgaaactgacttttttcagaAAATTAGTCCTTGCTTTAGGTGCCTTAAATATTTTCATTACCATTGGCTCGATTATTGTACTGATTAATTTTAGTCAGGATAGCAGCATCAAAAACATTTATGTAAGGGTGCTTGCTTTCCGTCAAGcacgtcgtgtttttttttcgttcaatcCATCTCCTTCAAACATATGCATATTATGTGACGGTACGCATACCTTCATGGCACGTCGAGAGCTGCTGCTTCTCGACAGTCACATCGCTTATCATCCACAGTGCCATTTCAGACGTCGGCAACCTTGGCATGGTTCGCTTCCGATTCGAAATTTGTCACATTACATGCACCAAAGAGTGTCAATGTGTCTCCTAGATTGATTGCCTTATAACGATAAGCAGCATTAAAACTCCTTCAGATGTTCGGCGCATGCGTGGCTTACGCTAAGCAGCCTCCGGAAAGGACGTGACAAAGGACGTGCGTTTCCATTACCTAGCTTAGCGCAACGCGTGAAGAAACCCAGGGCGAGTTTCAGAGACGTCGGCGAATGCAAGCGACAAGCAGAAAGACAACTAATCGAAATATCGAGATCCTAAAAACTACATTTTCCTACTGTACGATAACTTAAACGCGAACGGGAAACCAGCCCTCCTGTTAAAATAAGCACATCTACTCGCATGCGTCCATTTGCTCATGtctaaaagggacactaaaataaaaacgatttttctccgaTTAGTAAATTACCGTTTCCCAactccaaaatcaccacgcttgctaagcgagaaaatgcgcaaagaGAAAATGCTTGaaaccttgaaattcccgcagcAAACGCCATGGCGTCGGAGATTTTGACAGCGTCGACAAGGTTCTACATAGCTCTTAAGCAAAACttaagtacgttgtcctctgaggaggctgCGGTGCACGCTATCAGCGCGTCACTCAGTGCCGCTCTGGATGTGTGTTTAGATTCTGTGGCCGCGCCCCGTCAGGCGCCGCGGTAACCGAAGCCTGCCCGCGCGCAGGCATCCTTCTCCTCTGTCCCATCCCCCATCCACCTCTCTCTCTCCGAGAGATGAGGAAATAAAAGCCAGTTATCGTTTGGGTTTCACGGCTTTCGGGTGAATCAATCCTCGCCTGCGCGAGCGTCCCACAAGGCCATAGAATTAATAGGCTAAATTTCAGGAAATGCCGTTGAGCAAATGTCGCCGAAAATGGTAGCGTCGCTCGCCGAGGTTTCCGCGCGGTATTTATCAATGAAACTTTGATCTTCTTCACTATTATTATACCGATGATGGTAAAATTAGCGACATTAGAGATCTCAGGCTGCGATTTATCGACATAAACcgtttcattgtttcacttcgGTGTCCCTTCAAGCAAAGTGGACTACCGCAAGGTGGTCCCCGCTTCTGCAGAGAACCCTGGTATCTTCGGCATATAGACTGCAGAAGAGCCCGTTAAAATTGCTCAACCTTTACCACACCAACGAGCTTTGGGAGACAGCCCTGGCTAGCTCTAACCTCGACGATAACCGAAGGCTGGTCGCGGTGCCCACGACGGGGGCCGAGCTCAAGATGTCCTCGACTAAGGGCGTCCCTCCTGAGCTCTATTCTcatataaaggcgtttattttAAGGCGATTCCAGAAACTctggtgtcggcatcggtgtcggtgtcggcgtcgttggttgtgagcgaaaaagcgcCATGTCCGTGACCGGAAAATGCAAATaaagaagatgcaaataaaataataaaaacgttcggttcgagtgagaatagaacccaagccgtctgcgtggcaagcaggtgttcttccaTACAGCCACGCCCCTggttggagctgcactgaaagtagctTTCATGCATCACAAACAtatgcgtcctgtatacaggtgtcacagtacaggatgtgatatcgcagtaatattgtgtGGTACAAGCGttcattgccatcgggcgtcggATCATATGTGTGTAGTTGAACATTAAAGCCGATTAACGTTAGAGTTTCGGCGAGTGGTAGGTCATCGTAAAAGAAATCGTAAAGTACAGCGCTTGTCTatgtcagctctcttttcgtgtATTCGTGTTTATTCCTGCGCTGTTCAAATTTCCTTttcgaacaataaagattcgcagcgtgcacgttaactaaagcgGACCGCCGGTCTCTGTGTCTCatctttcttctgtttctcattgccAATTAGCAGTGTTtttctgtgggaaacaccggcgtacactgcatgcttcacccctccacaggcttcacgttagtggagctgaaacacctttccctacatgcttcggccCTCCccccatttttctctttctctgtttcgttgatgttctctctgtctatctttttctttctgcacttctatttctctttttgtctttctttctatgctacgctttactgtctcccctcatcctttccctcctcgcAGGGAACAGCtcagatacacgagacaagagagactgacaggacttggcgctgtcaGTCTCTCTTGTGTCGTGTATCTGAGCTGTTctctgctatgaagccaagccaagttcaagtttacacccttttaaagtacattccatcctcctcaccatcacatctttcCTCCACACACTCACTTTCCTGTCTCATCCCCTTGCTATCCTTGCTATGCcatactagcgtgcctggatagccgagtggttagggcgctcgcctTCTCATCGTGGGTTCGCAGGTTCGAATgtcgcctcgtgaagaattttctttttcggaaaagttgtctctttctctttctttatacctGTCTTTCCGTCTCCTTGttcgtttctctctttttttctctctctttctttcaagtAACAggtttattacaggccacgccgaagCGGTCAGAGGATTCGCCCAAATTCTGTGACACATACACGTTTAAATGGTGATAGTGGCCGGGTCGACACATCACGCCCGGCTTAAACAGCCTCACTGTAAAAAGGAAACACCATGCCAAGGAACAAGATGACATTAACAGCAACTGAGGCAGAGAACGGAGCCGGTACGTGTTACAAACAAGTGCAGTTAAAGATGTAGGCAACACTGCGATGCCTCAGATTTGAGTTTGGGTAGCTGAAAAGTGGGGACATTGTAACCGTGTAATAAAGCAAGCTGGGCTAGTTAAAGTTAAATCCTAATACCAGAAATTTCAGCAAAGCGTCAATATTGAAGAAGCGGTATCAAAGTTCACCGTGAAACGGGCTGCTTCGTGGACGGGTGGTCCCTCATGACTGCTCAGAATAAGGCGGcacaagaaaaataataaggTTTTATTAACTTTGCGCGTACTGTACAGGCGTAAATTACAGTGCTAACGACAGGATACGAGTCGAAGGGCTCAT
This window of the Rhipicephalus sanguineus isolate Rsan-2018 chromosome 2, BIME_Rsan_1.4, whole genome shotgun sequence genome carries:
- the LOC119382108 gene encoding uncharacterized protein LOC119382108, which encodes MSAMRESDSPAAEPQFSAPSKPAPRAGHRRSHSLTTNGLVRHTLHITPEQQAYVNGLIDKWEAKNPPKPFKPFDLPAEFAVRFSALSNAAAEPLLPQRDDPGAPERAGPSEEHRSVALPPTNREEQMDSTASRKRSREEVSSDYEEDGPRKQSATSPADPEPSDEDNDPTQCTEETGTEATTPASLDEAAAATVNSSAAQTTSASPSPALFPSGDTLVADAAGQGSGSPPPAPAADETPTTPLDSLSAEVEAMDEATVDNCAQETTRKTTPATAMAFLRSPTTGEQPASRKRKKKGRKTARKHHIPSPLSTSAVSSSAGPSAPPVDTVTTGRPPALTPAVTSPPESQPDEVSFQEVKSKAALRRARKITTAALPVDPAVGGTVLFRPSAPGGSFRGTPRLSIAQALPSHPGVADIRVNHHRNIVAVDATSQECLTLLLALTELRGIPVTAREPADRHTSMGFIHGVDGDTAEDTLLPGLQSAVPVLAATREGRTVTLRFGGPVPPEQVALFRVRFPVRPARPGPLQCKQCGRYGHVREACRWPDSCIRCGRTHTADADCQRPRCVNCGGPHSADTPHCPRWQEQRQVASIMASSTTALSRRVVAAAVREETREARTYASAVKGHTLPARPVPAPRNRRKPPPVDLTAAAALEAPPADAAPTAQPAVAAALATPPTGATAPEAQAAVDHVTQIVTSLLLTLQDAEAKLPHDHPFRAICQLAVALQQPTSHHDDFSLHLQREGFDVLALQEVYTQAEEVRLPGYVGYSSRTRCTLDACHAAPCLDDCHPQGTARCAVYVKRELLQAEVPVADLVGGPFECCAVRVRLEGGDTIVASVYVRPNQPWDLRCLRQLAHRLGKEFVLCGDVNAHHPAWGSHRTCPRGRALRDTLQQLGLQILNTGVRTFIRGGGRAAQSAIDISAATEGCRYSWAPAPYTWGSDHLPLLLSPFRGKAPRDREYQVVDWRAYRRLFKEDTSGRDLMHLALRAGRRRAERQALSKGLPELWTCFRRVDAVCRRHARRRRNQGWVSVGVTIDSSKDGARAWRLLKCLLMVPRAYNQVLSMAVLLAIPASELAERLADQFASREVAQLATTPPPAALPCPAFCHHPGWVVAQVQELCNEPIRMHELVAALDGCKRRSAPGADGITFQMLRNLEEGGRQRLLGLYNDVWNTGELPEPWRTAVVAPILKPRKKATALSSYRPVSLTSAACKVLERVALERMQWIADQLDFFPEQQTGFRRHRCTADSIADVVATLEDAKSTKSYTSVEWLAT